One genomic window of Quercus lobata isolate SW786 chromosome 9, ValleyOak3.0 Primary Assembly, whole genome shotgun sequence includes the following:
- the LOC115959491 gene encoding uncharacterized protein At1g21580 isoform X1, whose translation MDLHRFLQQQQHHHHHHQQQQHPSSRYAPIASPRPHFPETPTFSHHHHNNNNQSHHFPQPHPPPPPHPRPLPPIYHQQPLRPPPPPPPPPQQQRHPFTPTQSQSFSFSSPTTPPFFSHNQIDDRTRYRLPEPDHSRPEFFNQHPRVLPDSRPYQHLDLDRNSAHHHHHNERTFDKFRLESEGNSSSRFVRPETIGYTFGSDPNHRDRERNELVWGGDHRRLNTSSRDLGFVSNQNQTLRKIESNSSGYDLRFGSVRENEGFRGGRIDASHDRQTSRDGVGDSLYEIGDGLGDGDGDRARIGSGKREYFGLESGRYNSGRGNREGSSEYNRTPRKQIQKKSALLRIQVVKTNHRNRESEREPSHYSGYFDKTNSGSFRGKDQFGYLSHGMEEEEEEEEEEVEHESEGSPVELDVSFKSNSLVAKAIVTPPSSTVVSDTDLTPKSEKIRKMSDGDRSNSKKRKLNEGTVKLDSSTHVTSKASPSGKDLKHSGEKAMTYNVGNVCDGSSQPSSSRASLSLVKSKVERCSKDTVSDKDGTNVGSGKNTAPKVVKRKKIVKKIVRRVVNPQSRLSSSEQMKKCDQPVKSDGSTHGPPAASGSDKGVTPSEKIITSDGMASRQDVVLQPSTDEVNLLPKNDIVSNECGINVDCNRACVPKIRRNWKGSTSPFGSPSCEENKIGKSPVNADNSTHILDSISNTDNDVTKPVKEITFSDIDIVEDVSKQICHNGVSLSHRNGAEKDSTEAMLSLENNFNSGLLSSEEIKTQEDITNTYSSHDGTDKNLGFENGMVKSQENITVCDVGIMDANRKQPCTNQFTISLENSIAEEIPGTRVGSSAIVGLSSSEETKIHGGLVHGQCSKHGSDITWDSDNSLTSLEEKITVLNGRTMNNTGKYPSPVKVMSLENCAIKRSTSGVSVRASEGNTQKIKKRRKTRTQLDFSNSTDIHVEPVNDLVSTANAADSNLCLSVKGPSPAEVTFSGVGSSNVGLLPGQDGMSGIHAKSLTDGLSEVKFTNNVDVNGYLYGTSLRCENKREVSASDLAFRPTAYVTNEGPTGTSTSRAEVPLSNNDDITQPDKEVAVSSINNLCTSGLIPCPNGLTALPKDTLDKGSSKAVRASRDVLTEDGLKLLHHGVESCIIAEDKAIPKAESPCISGLGSEPKEMSAPMACNINQNDIMDIERSGNEKMDAQAAEDRVLTHGESRCKIKSEPQSADFDQRFSSTGKEYDYPLVKEDLPSVSNKPSLFADGRRIFSSNTSDEVMESMSGTHPTLVSPDTLSEVQNIHTLNGRTSLSQISNEKVCGDDQKLDQKSIVEGGSNLSTHTSFPQYIKPVPVTEINHSTMGKTVLLPSQDSKITSHSLSVKTTELMGRKTQLGHAIPRTYPGHSSFVSTNSKNTASSTQIAKPRTWHRTGNSSAPLPGNKPFSQSVPPQRQLVKNNSKSQNTSYIRKGNSLVRKTAPVPAQRQGSHGLSSSVYRANSSGIDELKKSTGSDIRVDVIDAQDLLKTGMNTPLEKPGTPPLPNDTKLFAQATVSSGDNTPSPLAERSVSDCFESISDPMKFTETKNAPKTSEDALKISEISENLIGSSNNLESQAELNGANVASSNMKRIVYVKRKSNQLVATSNPSDLSGHNGNKNQAASDGYYKRRKNQLIRASLENQSKQSVAIPDDLFNSEGQRATTIVSSRKYSKKRLHKVVAKTREPMKSSLVWTLRDTQSSKTDQKVLPQLFPWKRATYCRNFMQNTASISNNSSLSMISRKLLLLRRRDTVYTRSSNGFSLRKFKVLSVGGSSLKWSKSIEKHSKKANEEATLAVAAVEKKKREQYRAACSSSRTKNRNNSSRERIFRVGSVRYKMDSTKRTLQRISDEGSTCSTAPQSEKDIKKSYIPKRLVIGNDEYVRIGNGNQLIRDPKKRARILASEKVRWSLHTARLRLARKRKYCQFFTRFGKCNKDDGKCPYIHDPSKIAVCTKFLKGLCSNPNCKLTHKVIPERMPDCSYFLQGLCTNRNCPYRHVNVNPKASTCEGFLRGYCADGDECRKKHSYVCPLFEATGTCPQGSKCKLHHPKNRSKGSKGKKRKRVGQQRKAQGRYFGSTHVNVSEPRSAVNEKHSTQNNDDIFIEGKYADYISLDFSDEEVGETNDPTSERMFYDSDSSDLQLDNLDELIKPVRIMNRNTA comes from the exons ATGGACCTCCATCGCTTcctccaacaacaacaacaccaccaccaccaccaccaacaacaacaacatccTTCTTCAAGGTACGCTCCTATCGCTTCTCCTCGTCCTCACTTCCCCGAAACCCCTACTTTTTCTCATCatcaccacaacaacaacaaccaaagcCACCACTTTCCTCAGCctcatccaccaccaccaccgcacCCTCGCCCTCTTCCTCCTATATATCACCAACAACCCCTCcgtccaccaccaccaccaccaccacccccacAACAGCAACGCCATCCCTTCACTCCAACCCAATCCCAATCTTTCTCCTTCTCCTCTCCCACAACTCCTCCTTTTTTCTCCCACAACCAGATCGACGATCGCACTCGCTACCGATTACCCGAACCCGACCACTCCCGACCCGAATTCTTCAACCAGCATCCTAGGGTTTTGCCCGATTCCCGACCTTACCAGCACCTGGATCTCGATCGAAACAGCgcgcatcatcatcatcataatgAGCGCACGTTCGATAAGTTCAGGCTTGAATCTGAGGGTAATTCTAGTTCTAGGTTTGTTAGACCCGAAACCATTGGTTATACCTTTGGTTCCGATCCAAACCATAGAGATAGAGAAAGGAATGAATTGGTTTGGGGCGGCGATCATCGCCGTCTCAATACATCTTCTCGGGATTTAGGGTTTGTGTCTAATCAGAATCAAACTTTAAGGAAAATTGAGTCGAATTCTAGTGGTTATGATCTCCGATTTGGTTCAGTGCGCGAGAATGAGGGATTTAGGGGTGGTAGAATTGATGCAAGTCATGATAGACAAACCTCTAGAGATGGTGTAGGTGATTCTTTGTATGAGATTGGTGATGGTcttggtgatggtgatggtgatagGGCTCGGATTGGTTCCGGGAAACGAGAGTATTTTGGTTTGGAATCGGGGAGATATAACAGTGGTAGGGGAAATAGAGAGGGTAGTTCTGAATACAATCGCACTCCGAGGAAACAAATACAGAAGAAGAGTGCTCTTTTGAGAATTCAGGTGGTGAAAACTAACCATAGGAATAGAGAGAGTGAGCGTGAACCGTCACATTATTCTGGTTACTTTGATAAAACCAACTCTGGTTCTTTTAGAGGTAAAGATCAATTTGGGTATTTGAGTCATGggatggaagaagaagaagaagaagaagaagaagaagtagaacaTGAGAGTGAGGGAAGCCCGGTAGAGCTTGATGTTTCATTCAAATCTAATTCGCTGGTAGCCAAGGCAATTGTGACACCTCCTAGTTCAACAGTTGTTTCGGATACGGATTTGACTCCTAAGAGTGAGAAAATTAGGAAAATGTCTGATGGGGATCGTTCGAattcaaaaaagagaaaactcaATGAGGGTACTGTAAAATTGGATAGTTCAACTCATGTTACTAGTAAGGCATCCCCTTCTGGAAAGGACTTGAAACATTCAGGAGAGAAAGCAATGACTTATAATGTTGGGAATGTTTGTGATGGTAGTTCGCAGCCTAGTTCAAGTCGGGCCAGTTTATCACTAGTAAAGAGTAAAGTGGAAAGGTGTAGTAAGGATACTGTTTCAGATAAAGATGGTACTAATGTTGGTTCTGGCAAAAATACTGCTCCCAAGGTtgtaaagaggaaaaaaatagtgaagaaaATAGTGAGAAGAGTTGTAAATCCTCAATCTCGTTTGTCAAGTTCAGAGCAAATGAAAAAGTGTGACCAACCTGTGAAATCAGATGGCTCCACTCATGGTCCACCTGCTGCATCGGGGTCTGATAAGGGTGTGACACCTTCAGAAAAGATAATCACTTCTGATGGTATGGCTTCGAGGCAAGATGTTGTTTTGCAGCCTTCTACAGATGAGGTAAACTTGTTGCCTAAAAATGACATAGTATCAAATGAATGTGGAATTAATGTTGATTGTAATAGAGCATGTGTACCTAAGATAAGGAGAAATTGGAAAGGCTCAACTTCTCCTTTTGGTTCTCCAAGttgtgaagaaaataaaattggtaaGAGTCCTGTAAATGCTGATAATTCAACTCATATCTTGGATAGCATTTCAAATACTGACAATGATGTAACTAAACCGGTAAAGGAAATTACTTTTTCTGACATTGATATTGTGGAAGATGTCAGCAAGCAGATTTGTCATAATGGAGTCTCTTTATCACATAGAAATGGTGCAGAAAAAGATTCCACTGAGGCCATGCTttctttagaaaataattttaattctgGTTTGTTAAGTTCAGAGGAAATCAAAACTCAAGAGGATATTACTAATACATACTCTTCACACGATGGTACGgataaaaatttgggttttgaaaatGGCATGGTCAAATCACAAGAGAATATTACAGTTTGTGATGTTGGCATCATGGATGCCAATAGAAAACAGCCTTGTACAAATCAGTTTACCATATCACTTGAGAATAGTATTGCAGAAGAAATTCCTGGGACACGGGTAGGAAGCAGTGCAATTGTTGGTTTGTCAAGTTCAGAGGAAACCAAAATTCACGGGGGTCTGGTCCATGGACAATGCTCCAAACATGGTAGTGATATTACATGGGATTCTGACAATAGTTTAACTAGTTTGGAAGAGAAAATTACTGTTTTAAATGGCAGGACCATGAATAATACTGGCAAGTACCCATCTCCAGTTAAGGTCATGTCACTTGAGAATTGTGCAATTAAAAGATCTACAAGTGGCGTTTCAGTCAGAGCTAGTGAGGGTAATACACAGAAGATTAAGAAGAGGAGAAAAACAAGGACTCAGTTAGACTTCTCAAATTCAACTGACATACATGTAGAGCCTGTAAATGATTTAGTTAGCACTGCAAATGCTGCGGATTCAAACTTATGTTTATCTGTAAAGGGTCCAAGTCCTGCAGAAGTCACATTTTCTGGGGTTGGAAGTTCAAATGTTGGTTTACTACCTGGTCAAGATGGTATGAGTGGGATCCACGCAAAAAGTTTGACAGATGGGCTTTCTGAGGTTAAGTTTACAAATAATGTTGATGTTAATGGTTATCTGTATGGGACTTCACTTAGATGTGAAAACAAGAGAGAAGTTTCTGCCTCTGATTTGGCGTTTAGGCCAACGGCATATGTGACCAATGAGGGACCCACAGGCACCTCCACATCTCGTGCAGAAGTGCCCTTATCTAATAATGATGATATAACACAACCAGACAAGGAAGTTGCAGTGTCTAGCATAAATAATCTGTGTACAAGTGGTTTGATACCTTGTCCAAATGGGCTCACAGCGTTGCCTAAGGATACTTTGGACAAAGGTTCTTCGAAAGCTGTGAGGGCAAGCAGGGATGTCTTGACAGAAGATGGTTTGAAACTTCTGCATCATGGTGTTGAATCTTGTATAATTGCTGAGGACAAGGCTATTCCAAAGGCAGAGTCCCCTTGTATATCAGGGTTGGGAAGTGAGCCAAAAGAAATGAGTGCACCTATGGCCTGTAATATTAATCAAAATGACATTATGGATATAGAGAGAAGTGGTAATGAAAAAATGGATGCACAGGCCGCAGAAGATCGAGTTCTAACTCATGGTGAGAGTCGGTGCAAAATTAAATCAGAACCTCAGTCTGCAGACTTTGATCAAAGATTTTCCAGTACAGGTAAGGAATATGATTATCCACTTGTAAAGGAGGATCTGCCTTCTGTTTCAAACAAGCCATCTTTATTTGCTGATGGTCGTAGAATTTTTTCTTCCAACACTAGTGATGAAGTTATGGAGTCTATGTCTGGAACACATCCGACTTTGGTTTCTCCAGATACCTTGTCTGAAGTCCAGAACATACACACGTTGAATGGCAGGACATCACTCAGCCAAATTTCCAATGAGAAAGTTTGTGGGGATGACCAAAAACTGGATCAGAAGTCCATTGTAGAAGGTGGTTCCAATTTGTCTACTCATACATCATTTCCCCAGTATATCAAGCCGGTTCCTGTGACTGAAATTAACCACTCAACCATGGGGAAGACAGTACTGTTGCCGTCACAAGATTCCAAAATTACATCTCACAGTCTGAGTGTCAAGACTACTGAATTAATGGGGAGGAAGACACAACTGGGTCATGCCATTCCTAGGACATATCCAGGTCATTCATCTTTTGTTTCGACCAATTCAAAGAACACAGCCTCTTCTACCCAAATTGCAAAGCCCCGAACTTGGCATCGAACTGGTAATTCTTCTGCTCCTTTACCAGGAAATAAGCCTTTCTCACAAAGTGTTCCTCCTCAAAGGCAGTTGGTCAAAAATAATTCGAAGTCTCAGAATACTTCTTACATTCGTAAAGGCAACAGTCTTGTAAGAAAAACTGCCCCAGTTCCTGCTCAACGCCAGGGCTCTCATGGTTTGAGTTCATCTGTTTATCGGGCAAACTCTTCAGGCATAGACGAATTGAAGAAGAGCACAGGGTCTGACATTAGGGTTGATGTTATTGATGCACAGGATCTTTTAAAAACAGGAATGAATACTCCTCTTGAGAAGCCCGGGACACCCCCATTACCCAATGACACCAAATTATTTGCTCAAGCTACTGTCTCTTCTGGGGATAATACACCTTCCCCATTGGCAGAGCGTTCAGTAAGTGATTGCTTTGAAAGTATATCAGATCCCATGAAATTTACAGAAACTAAAAATGCGCCAAAGACTTCTGAAGATGCTTTGAAGATTTCTGAAATTTCTGAAAACTTAATTGGTTCATCAAACAATTTGGAAAGCCAGGCTGAACTAAATGGTGCCAATGTGGCATCTTCTAACATGAAGAGGATAGTATATGTAAAGCGCAAATCAAATCAGCTGGTCGCAACTTCAAACCCTAGTGACCTGTCTGGACACAATGGAAATAAGAATCAAGCTGCTTCTGATGGCTACTACAAGAGGAGAAAAAATCAGCTTATTAGGGCTTCATTGGAAAATCAAAGTAAGCAGTCAGTTGCCATACCTGATGACCTTTTCAACTCAGAGGGGCAACGGGCTACTACCATTGTTTCCAGCAGAAAATACAGTAAGAAACGACTGCATAAGG TTGTAGCAAAGACACGTGAACCTATGAAATCATCTTTGGTATGGACATTACGTGATACACAGTCCTCAAAAACTGATCAGAAGGTCTTGCCTCAGCTCTTTCCATGGAAAAGAGCAACATACTGTAGAAATTTCATGCAAAATACCGCTTCTATTTCCAATAATAGTTCCTTATCTATGATCAG TAGGAAATTGCTACTGTTGAGAAGAAGGGACACTGTTTATACAAGGTCGAGCAATGGATTTTCACTTCGAAAATTCAAGGTTTTAAGTGTTGGTGGTTCCAGTCTAAAATGGTCAAAGTCCATTGAAAAGCACTCGAAGAAGGCTAATGAG GAAGCTACACTAGCAGTTGCTGCagttgagaagaagaagagagaacaGTATCGTGCTGCATGCAGTAGTTCTCGGACAAAGAATAGAAATAATTCTTCCA GAGAGCGTATATTCCGCGTTGGTTCAGTTCGCTACAAGATGGATTCTACGAAACGGACACTACAGAGGATTTCAG ATGAGGGATCAACATGCTCTACTGCTCCGCAATCAGAAAAGGATATCAAGAAATCTTACATTCCTAAGAGATTAGTGATTGGCAATGATGA ATATGTTCGGATTGGCAATGGTAACCAGCTTATCAGAGATCCAAAGAAACGAGCACGTATATTGGCAAGTGAGAAAGTTAGATGGAGTTTGCATACTGCCAGGCTTCGGTTGGCAAGAAAGCGGAAGTACTGTCAGTTTTTTACAAGATTTGGGAAATGCAATAAAGATGATGGAAAATGTCCCTATATCCATGACCCCTCCAAGATTGCTGTCTGCACAAAGTTTCTGAAAGGTTTATGTTCCAATCCCAACTGCAAATTGACTCATAAG GTCATTCCAGAAAGAATGCCGGATTGCTCTTACTTTTTGCAAG GTTTATGCACCAATAGAAATTGTCCTTACAGACACGTAAATGTGAACCCAAAGGCCTCTACTTGTGAAGGATTTCTTAGGGGCTATTGTGCTGATGGGGACGAG TGTCGGAAGAAGCACAGCTATGTCTGCCCCCTTTTTGAAGCGACTGGAACATGTCCTCAAGGGTCCAAATGCAAGCTTCATCACCCAAAGAACCGAAGTAAGGGAAGtaagggaaagaaaaggaaacgaGTGGGACAGCAGAGGAAGGCTCAAGGGCGTTACTTTGGTTCTACACATGTCAATGTTTCTGAGCCCAGATCAGCAGTGAATGAAAAGCACTCTACACAAAACAATGATGACATTTTCATTGAGGGGAAATATGCTGATTACATTAGCCTTGATTTTAGTGATGAAGAAGTTGGTGAAACTAATGATCCAACAAGTGAGCGAATGTTTTATGATAGTGATTCATCGGATCTACAATTAGATAACCTTGATGAGCTAATAAAACCAGTTCGAATAATGAATAGGAATACAGCTTAA